From Myxocyprinus asiaticus isolate MX2 ecotype Aquarium Trade chromosome 49, UBuf_Myxa_2, whole genome shotgun sequence, a single genomic window includes:
- the LOC127438176 gene encoding ectoderm-neural cortex protein 1-like, with product MSVSNHENRKSRSSSGSMNIHLFHKTSHADSLLTQLNLLRKRRVFTDVVLHAGHRAFPCHRAVLASCSRYFEAMFSGGMKESRDAEVNFHDSIHPEVLELLLDYAYSARVIINEENAESLLEASDMLQFHDIRDAAAEFLEKNLHPSNCLGMMLLSDAHQCQRLYELSWHMCLANFANLYLTEDFLSLPKDKVQELIFSEELEVEDESIVYEAVIDWIKADIGRRHLDLPDLLRCVRLALLPETYLLKNVASEELVMGHKVGREIVEDAVCCKMKILQNDGVVTGLCAQPRKVSQALLLLGGQTFMCDKVYMIDHKTKEITPKTDLPSPRKECSACAIGCKVYITGGRGSENGASKDVWVYDTLHDEWSKAAPMLVARFGHGSAELDHILYVVGGHTSIAGSFPASPSVSLKQVEQYNPQSNKWTLVAPLREGVSNAAVVGAKNKLFAFGGTSVNRDKYPKVQCFDPCENRWTVPATCPQLWRYTAAAVVGNHVVVIGGDTEFSASSAYRFNSETFQWTKFGDVTSKRISCHAVASGNRLYVVGGYFGAQRCKTLDCYDPSTDSWDSITSVPYSLIPTAFISTWKYLPS from the coding sequence ATGTCTGTCAGTAATCATGAAAACCGAAAGTCAAGGTCAAGCTCTGGGTCTATGAACATTCATCTGTTCCACAAGACGTCACATGCAGACAGTCTGCTTACTCAACTCAACCTCCTCCGCAAGCGACGGGTCTTCACCGATGTTGTGTTGCATGCTGGACATCGGGCTTTCCCATGCCATCGGGCGGTGCTGGCCTCATGTAGTCGCTACTTCGAGGCCATGTTCAGTGGTGGAATGAAAGAGAGCCGTGATGCTGAGGTCAACTTCCATGACTCTATTCATCCAGAGGTGCTGGAGCTTCTGCTAGACTATGCCTACTCCGCCCGGGTCATCATTAACGAGGAAAATGCTGAGTCTCTGCTGGAGGCCAGCGACATGCTCCAGTTCCATGACATCCGAGACGCTGCTGCTGAGTTCCTGGAGAAGAACCTGCATCCGTCCAATTGTCTTGGGATGATGCTTTTGTCCGATGCTCATCAGTGCCAGAGATTGTACGAGCTTTCTTGGCATATGTGCCTGGCGAATTTTGCTAATCTGTACCTCACAGAGGACTTCCTGAGCCTGCCAAAAGATAAAGTCCAGGAGCTCATTTTTAGCGAGGAGTTGGAGGTAGAGGATGAAAGTATTGTGTATGAGGCTGTTATTGACTGGATAAAAGCAGATATCGGGAGGAGACATCTTGATCTCCCTGACCTTCTGCGGTGTGTTCGCCTCGCACTGCTCCCAGAGACCTACTTGCTAAAGAATGTTGCATCCGAGGAGCTAGTCATGGGGCACAAGGTGGGCCGTGAGATTGTGGAAGACGCCGTCTGTTGCAAAATGAAGATTCTTCAGAACGACGGAGTTGTCACAGGCCTCTGCGCCCAACCCCGGAAGGTTAGCCAAGCCCTTCTGCTTCTAGGGGGCCAAACATTCATGTGCGACAAAGTTTACATGATTGATCACAAAACAAAGGAGATCACACCAAAAACTGACCTCCCCAGTCCACGCAAAGAGTGTAGCGCTTGTGCCATTGGCTGCAAAGTATACATTACAGGTGGACGAGGGTCTGAAAATGGGGCTTCAAAAGATGTTTGGGTCTATGACACCTTGCATGATGAATGGTCCAAAGCTGCTCCAATGCTCGTTGCTAGATTTGGACATGGCTCAGCAGAACTTGACCACATCTTGTATGTTGTGGGTGGACATACATCCATTGCAGGATCATTTCCTGCATCCCCATCTGTGTCACTTAAACAAGTGGAACAGTACAACCCACAGTCCAATAAGTGGACATTAGTAGCTCCTCTTCGAGAGGGTGTGAGCAATGCTGCTGTTGTAGGCGCCAAAAACAAGCTCTTTGCCTTTGGCGGTACTAGTGTCAACAGGGACAAGTATCCCAAGGTCCAGTGCTTCGACCCCTGTGAAAACAGGTGGACTGTCCCCGCCACTTGTCCTCAACTCTGGCGTTACACAGCAGCGGCGGTTGTTGGCAACCATGTTGTTGTCATTGGTGGTGACACCGAGTTCTCTGCGAGCTCAGCTTATCGCTTCAACAGCGAGACATTCCAGTGGACCAAGTTTGGGGATGTCACTTCCAAAAGAATCAGCTGTCATGCAGTGGCATCAGGGAATCGGCTATATGTGGTCGGGGGCTACTTTGGGGCGCAGAGGTGTAAAACCTTGGACTGCTATGACCCCTCTACGGACTCATGGGACAGCATAACTAGTGTGCCATATTCACTTATCCCAACAGCGTTTATCAGCACCTGGAAGTACCTCCCATCTTGA